A section of the Citrobacter farmeri genome encodes:
- a CDS encoding EAL domain-containing protein gives MRNTLLPILVAVLLFVFGVLILNAQLWYSTRADSLAGARYVVSDLNVILDEASHATRTASHVVLKGCDQENQYLLGMEAALQPHLRTIFIFRQGEIWCSSLPGNRMLLTNLPAVPESKLLLTSAKYTVNRRPVLLYQTPFAEKRIVVTISDQHIRDTLRTPLKGVSYALMVGNAVLGLSGDVVKVSESDRNIGYVKSDHFPFAVRYNQPPLLSLHRLISQGMGIVVFIVLISCLAGYALERYLNRSTTPEETLRRAINKGEIIPFYQPVVNGREGTLRGVEVLARWKHPTAGYISPASFIPVAEKSGLIIPLTQGLMRQVAANMNAIASKLPEGFHVGINFSASHISSPSFVAECLKYKESFKRKDLNLVIEVTEREPLHVDEHLVQTLNVLHENGFVIALDDFGTGYSGLSYLHDLHIDYIKIDQSFVARVNSEEDSTRILDCVLDLARKLSLSIVAEGVETKEQVDYLNRNDITFQQGYYFFKPVNFTELIKILLSKPNVKVRVE, from the coding sequence ATGCGTAACACTCTTCTCCCCATCCTCGTTGCCGTGTTGCTCTTTGTTTTTGGCGTTTTAATTCTTAACGCGCAGCTCTGGTATTCGACCAGGGCTGACAGCCTTGCGGGTGCGCGGTATGTCGTGAGTGATCTCAATGTCATTCTTGATGAAGCGAGTCATGCCACCCGTACGGCCAGTCATGTCGTATTGAAAGGCTGTGACCAGGAAAACCAGTATCTACTTGGCATGGAGGCGGCGTTACAGCCCCATCTCAGAACGATCTTTATCTTTCGCCAGGGAGAGATTTGGTGTTCATCGTTACCGGGTAATCGCATGTTGCTTACGAATCTTCCGGCGGTTCCCGAAAGCAAACTGTTGCTCACGTCGGCAAAATATACCGTCAACAGGCGACCAGTGCTTTTGTACCAGACGCCGTTCGCCGAAAAGCGAATTGTGGTCACCATCAGCGATCAACATATTCGCGACACATTGCGTACGCCGCTGAAAGGGGTGAGCTACGCGCTTATGGTCGGGAACGCGGTTCTGGGATTGTCGGGGGACGTGGTTAAGGTGAGTGAGTCAGACCGGAATATTGGCTACGTAAAGTCTGATCATTTTCCCTTCGCGGTAAGATATAACCAACCTCCGCTATTGAGTTTACACAGACTCATCAGTCAGGGAATGGGGATAGTGGTATTTATTGTGTTGATATCGTGTCTCGCAGGGTATGCTCTCGAACGGTATTTGAACAGAAGCACCACTCCGGAAGAAACGCTGCGCAGGGCCATAAATAAAGGAGAGATTATTCCTTTTTACCAGCCGGTGGTGAACGGCAGAGAAGGAACACTGCGAGGGGTAGAAGTACTGGCAAGATGGAAACACCCCACTGCGGGATATATCTCTCCGGCCTCCTTTATCCCGGTTGCCGAAAAATCGGGGCTGATTATACCGCTTACCCAGGGATTGATGAGACAGGTTGCTGCAAATATGAACGCGATTGCCAGCAAACTACCGGAAGGTTTTCATGTCGGAATAAACTTTAGCGCCTCTCATATCTCTTCTCCGTCATTTGTAGCAGAATGTCTGAAATATAAGGAAAGTTTCAAAAGAAAAGATCTGAATCTGGTTATTGAGGTGACGGAGCGCGAGCCGTTGCATGTTGATGAACATCTGGTACAAACGCTTAATGTTCTTCATGAAAATGGTTTTGTTATCGCGCTCGATGATTTTGGTACCGGATATTCGGGGCTTTCATACCTTCACGATTTGCACATTGACTATATCAAGATCGATCAAAGCTTTGTTGCGCGGGTTAACAGCGAAGAGGATTCAACCCGGATCCTGGATTGTGTGCTGGATCTGGCGCGAAAACTGTCATTAAGTATTGTTGCCGAAGGGGTGGAAACGAAA